The nucleotide sequence CTCCTCGCTCAAGGTGGCGATAATGTCATCGGCCTCATACCCCTCCATTGTGATGGATGGAATCTTCAAGGCCTTGAGGATGTTGTTGATAATGGGGACCTGAGTATGGAGATCCTCTGGTGCGGCATCCCTGGTTGCTTTATAGGGTTCATACATTATATGGCGAAACGTCTTCTCCTTGCCGTCCATCGCAACTACCAGATAGTCTGGTGAGTATTCACGTATCAACTTCAAGACCGTGGAAAAGAATCCATATACTGCAGATATGTTGTTGCCCTGGGTATCCTGCATTGGATTTCTGAAAAACCCGTAGTAGGAGCGGTAAATCAGGCCGTAGCCATCAATAATATACAATTTCTTTCGATCGCTGAGTGTTGTGGATTCCCTCTTTTTTTCTTCTTGCTTAGGTGGTACGGAAAGGGGCCTATCCTTTGCCTCCTTTTGCAACTTCTCTTGATCAAAATCCTGACTGGAAAACAGTTCATCCATGGTATCCCCCTATGGTTAACGAGAGCGTATCATAAGCCACATGGATATGAGATGGAAGTTCATCTTCCAGCTTTTGGTGGCTCACATTATGGCTGAGATGGGTGAAATAGGCACGCTTCGCGCCAATAAATTCTACAAAAGCCTTTGCCTCGAATACACTGTAGTGGGTGGGATGCGGCCAATATCGCAAGGCACCCACAACGAGGGTATCGAGTCCTCTAAAGTAGGAAAGACTCTCAGGCGGTACTTCGCTACAGTCGGTTGCATAGGCAAAGTCTCCAATTCTAAATGCAAAGATCTCCCGTTTGCCGTGCAGGATGGGAATGGGTATTACGGTGAAAGGTCCAATCTCAATCGCTTCAAATGCTTTCATGGTATTGAGCTGAAGATGAGGCACCCCACCTGCGATTGTACTCCCGGTAAGCACATAGGGAAAGCGATCAGTTATTGCATGCTTTACTTCATCCTGACAGTATACAGGCAACACTTGATCCTT is from uncultured Sphaerochaeta sp. and encodes:
- a CDS encoding MBL fold metallo-hydrolase, whose product is MIPFEVIFLGTGTSHGVPVIGCKCPVCTSSNPRDKRFRSSILIRSGEHSLLVDTTPEFRLQALRADISHLDAVLYTHDHADHFNGIDDLRVFCKDQVLPVYCQDEVKHAITDRFPYVLTGSTIAGGVPHLQLNTMKAFEAIEIGPFTVIPIPILHGKREIFAFRIGDFAYATDCSEVPPESLSYFRGLDTLVVGALRYWPHPTHYSVFEAKAFVEFIGAKRAYFTHLSHNVSHQKLEDELPSHIHVAYDTLSLTIGGYHG